In the genome of Meles meles chromosome 4, mMelMel3.1 paternal haplotype, whole genome shotgun sequence, one region contains:
- the LOC123940045 gene encoding predicted GPI-anchored protein 58, translated as MGVGGGGGCRVRARDQEQLPGRARRTSEAAASASCAAAAGAAAAAEVNCNLTSRGRGRRELLSARRSPRPQSGGAPERPGRPPREPAAPRGAHPAAAPSAGHAAPGGSADPASPPLPSLCDAGWPAGRRGPGPPPQSPPRLLPLAVEPRRPPATLTALEPEPSRARAAAAAAAAAAAAARRSQAPSQRAGRGVGGGGPEGRGRARGARWDWRRRPDPQTLGMRGSTHPEVPGWNVFLKLICQVKPLGAIKANTLSEGELTAYLPQGNSQDRVCSRWYGRRPHFEMRKLKH; from the exons ATGGGCGTTGGGGGCGGCGGTGGCTGTCGAGTGCGGGCCCGCGACCAGGAACAGCTCCCCGGGCGGGCGCGTCGGACTTCCGAGGCGGCGGCTTCTGCCTCTTGTGCCGCCGCCGCCGGAGCTGCGGCTGCCGCGGAAGTTAATTGCAACTTGACTTCAA ggggaaggggccggcGGGAGCTGCTCTCCGCTCGGCGGTCGCCGCGCCCGCAGTCTGGAGGCGCACCggagcggccggggcgccccccGCGGGAGCCCGCAGCTCCCCGGGGCGCGCATCCAGCCGCGGCTCCTTCGGCCGGACACGCTGCGCCCGGGGGCTCGGCAGACCCCGCGTCGCCGCCGCTCCCGAGCTTGTGCGACGCGGGCTGGCCGGCGGGGCGGCGAGGGCCCGGCCCGCCTCCCCAGAGCCCGCCCCGGCTTCTCCCCCTGGCGGTGGAGCCTCGGCGGCCGCCGGCTACACTAACCGCGCTGGAGCCCGAGCCGAGCCGAGCCCgagccgctgccgccgccgccgctgccgccgccgccgccgcgcgccGCTCCCAGGCTCCCTCCCAGCGCGCGGgccggggtgtggggggtggcgGGCCGGAGGGACGAGGGCGGGCGAGAGGCGCGCGCTGGGATTGGCGCCGAAGACCGGACCCTCAGACGCTAGGG atgaGAGGAAGTACACATCCTGAAGTTCCTGGTTGGAATGTATTTTTGAAGTTGATTTGTCAAGTCAAACCTTTAGGGGCTATCAAGGCAAACACTTTAAGTGAAGGGGAACTCACCGCTTACCTACCTCAAG GTAACAGTCAAGATCGGGTGTGTTCAAGATGGTATGGCCGAAGACCACATTTTGAG atgagaaaactgaaacattGA